The following are encoded in a window of Legionella geestiana genomic DNA:
- the efp gene encoding elongation factor P: protein MAIYSTNEFKNGLKVTIDNAPCSLLDVEFVKPGKGQAFTRVKVRNLKTGRVVERTYKSGETLPSADVADVEMQYLYNDGELWHFMVAETFEQYAAGKAAVEEAIQWIKEQDICMVTLWNNEPLQVAPPNFVVLAITETDPGVRGDTSGGGGKPAVLETGAVVRVPLFVQTGELIKVDTRKGEYISRARD, encoded by the coding sequence ATGGCCATCTACAGCACCAACGAATTTAAAAACGGTCTGAAAGTCACCATCGACAACGCCCCGTGCAGCCTGCTCGATGTGGAGTTTGTTAAACCTGGCAAGGGGCAGGCGTTTACGCGCGTCAAAGTCCGCAACCTCAAAACCGGGCGTGTGGTAGAGCGTACCTATAAGTCCGGTGAAACACTGCCCTCTGCCGATGTCGCCGATGTCGAGATGCAATACCTCTATAACGATGGCGAGCTGTGGCACTTCATGGTTGCCGAAACCTTTGAACAGTATGCGGCAGGCAAAGCGGCTGTTGAAGAGGCGATACAATGGATTAAAGAGCAGGATATCTGCATGGTGACTCTCTGGAACAACGAGCCGCTGCAGGTAGCGCCTCCGAATTTTGTAGTACTTGCCATTACGGAAACCGACCCAGGCGTGCGAGGTGACACCTCCGGCGGTGGCGGAAAGCCTGCTGTCCTTGAAACCGGTGCCGTGGTACGCGTACCCCTTTTTGTGCAGACGGGCGAGCTCATCAAAGTGGATACTCGCAAGGGCGAATACATCTCGAGGGCGCGGGATTAG
- a CDS encoding inorganic phosphate transporter, translating to MEYPLLYLSAIILCFLMTWGVGANDLANVMSTTMGSKAITVRQAMVIAIVFEFAGAFLGGSGVTETMRDGIINTSELADQPMIIVQGMLAVLFACTVWMNLASYLGVPVSITNALVGSMVGFGVVVLGNDAIHWDQVSRIAIGWVSSPLISGITGYALFVSIQQTIFVKSDPLERARRIIPVYLFLVGAVLSYITVFKGINHFGIHLTLQQDLLATLTTSVIITAVGMFFIRRIPEMHRLRRHERFVQVEKYFAVLMALTACAMVFAHGSNDVALAVGPLSVVHTLLVESDATIGASNYPAWIIFTGCLGVIIGFLMYGRKVIETVGSSITALTPSRAFAATLAAATTVVVATGGGIPVSATQALVGAVLGVGLARGIGALNLIVIRNIFMSWILTLPAASLLTVLSYKLLHGLLG from the coding sequence ATGGAATATCCTTTGTTGTATCTTTCAGCCATTATCCTTTGTTTTTTGATGACATGGGGCGTTGGCGCCAATGATTTGGCCAATGTCATGAGCACCACCATGGGCTCCAAGGCCATTACGGTGCGTCAGGCGATGGTGATTGCCATTGTGTTTGAATTCGCCGGGGCCTTCCTTGGCGGCAGCGGCGTCACGGAAACCATGCGTGACGGCATCATCAACACCAGTGAACTTGCCGATCAACCCATGATTATTGTTCAGGGGATGCTCGCGGTGTTGTTTGCCTGCACGGTATGGATGAACCTTGCCAGTTATCTCGGCGTGCCGGTCTCGATTACTAATGCGCTGGTGGGCTCCATGGTCGGCTTTGGCGTGGTCGTGCTTGGCAATGACGCCATTCACTGGGACCAGGTGTCACGCATTGCGATTGGCTGGGTCAGTTCGCCGCTGATTTCAGGCATCACGGGCTACGCCCTCTTTGTCAGTATTCAGCAGACCATTTTTGTGAAAAGCGACCCCCTGGAGCGCGCACGCCGAATCATTCCCGTCTATCTTTTTCTCGTGGGCGCGGTACTTTCTTATATTACGGTCTTTAAGGGAATCAACCATTTCGGTATCCATCTGACCCTCCAGCAGGACCTTCTGGCTACCCTCACGACCAGCGTCATTATCACGGCCGTGGGCATGTTTTTTATCCGCCGCATCCCGGAGATGCACCGTTTACGCCGGCATGAGCGCTTTGTGCAGGTGGAAAAATATTTTGCCGTCCTGATGGCACTCACCGCCTGCGCCATGGTGTTTGCGCACGGCTCAAACGACGTGGCGCTCGCGGTAGGCCCATTGAGTGTAGTGCATACGCTGCTCGTAGAATCAGACGCCACCATCGGTGCCAGCAATTACCCGGCCTGGATTATTTTTACCGGCTGTCTTGGCGTGATTATCGGCTTTTTGATGTATGGACGGAAAGTGATTGAAACCGTTGGCAGCTCCATCACCGCCCTGACTCCAAGCCGTGCCTTTGCAGCAACGCTCGCCGCCGCGACCACGGTGGTGGTTGCCACCGGTGGCGGCATTCCGGTATCTGCCACGCAGGCGTTAGTCGGTGCAGTCCTTGGTGTCGGTCTTGCACGCGGTATTGGCGCGTTAAACCTCATAGTCATCCGCAACATTTTCATGTCATGGATACTGACGCTTCCCGCCGCATCGCTGCTGACGGTGCTGTCCTACAAACTCTTGCATGGGTTGCTGGGTTAG
- a CDS encoding TIGR00153 family protein — MGSIFNMFGPSPIRPIEQHMRKVHQCARQLYPFFEAVLKKDWDAAGIVRDKICAFEKEADLIKRDLRLHLPTGLFLPVARTDLLELLSAQDRIANKAQDIACLIMGRRMHIPETLEPVFMPFLSCCLDASKLACKAINELDELLESGFRGSEVNIVENMIVTLDTIEHDSDDKLADIRHRIFEHESELPAIEVIFLYKLVQWIGDLADHAQTVGGRLQILIAR; from the coding sequence ATGGGCAGTATCTTCAACATGTTTGGCCCCTCACCGATTCGCCCGATTGAGCAGCATATGCGCAAGGTGCATCAGTGCGCGCGCCAGCTTTATCCCTTTTTTGAAGCCGTTTTGAAAAAAGACTGGGATGCAGCCGGCATTGTGCGTGATAAAATCTGCGCGTTCGAGAAAGAGGCTGACCTTATCAAGCGCGATTTGCGCCTGCACCTGCCAACAGGGCTCTTCCTGCCGGTGGCGCGCACCGATCTCCTTGAACTTCTGAGCGCGCAGGACCGCATTGCCAACAAGGCGCAGGACATTGCCTGCCTCATCATGGGCAGACGCATGCACATTCCTGAAACACTGGAACCGGTGTTTATGCCTTTTTTAAGCTGCTGCCTTGATGCCTCAAAGCTTGCCTGCAAAGCCATCAACGAGCTTGATGAGCTCCTTGAGAGCGGTTTTCGCGGCAGTGAAGTCAATATTGTCGAAAACATGATTGTCACGCTTGACACCATTGAGCACGACTCAGACGACAAGCTCGCTGACATTCGTCATCGCATCTTCGAACACGAATCGGAACTTCCGGCCATTGAGGTAATTTTCCTCTACAAGCTGGTGCAATGGATTGGTGATCTTGCTGACCATGCCCAGACGGTGGGCGGTCGGCTGCAAATTCTCATAGCACGGTAA
- a CDS encoding ATP-grasp domain-containing protein — MKGWILYKRNRLELGAVDHGVNRLLEEAPLLGLNLEVYRPEQFELIAAQNGQSGLFLNGTPVPPPDFVLPRLGAETGDFAMALIHHLEGLQVRVFNGSRGIGLSGNKMRMCQILARNALPIPTTLLVQFPLPWALVREQIGFPLIIKRITGAKGIGIHLCETEGAFRDIMELLTIPGSSSGLIVQQFVRESYGRDVRVFMVGNEPVGCMLRTAKEGFKANFSLGGTVAPMPLTEEIAALAKKASHLAALDISGVDLLFGPEGFLVCEVNSSPGFNGMEQASGVNVARRILEHVRTTLESC; from the coding sequence ATGAAGGGATGGATACTCTACAAGCGTAATCGGCTGGAACTGGGTGCGGTTGATCATGGGGTGAATCGGTTGCTTGAAGAAGCACCATTACTTGGCCTCAACCTCGAGGTGTATCGGCCGGAACAGTTTGAGTTGATTGCGGCGCAAAACGGTCAATCAGGCCTGTTTTTAAATGGTACGCCCGTGCCTCCGCCGGACTTTGTTCTGCCGCGTCTTGGGGCAGAAACGGGTGATTTTGCCATGGCTCTCATTCACCATCTGGAGGGCCTTCAGGTTCGCGTATTCAACGGTTCGCGCGGCATTGGGTTGTCTGGCAACAAAATGCGCATGTGTCAAATACTTGCGCGCAATGCTCTTCCTATTCCGACAACGCTGCTCGTGCAGTTTCCGCTTCCCTGGGCACTGGTGCGTGAACAAATCGGATTTCCACTGATTATCAAGCGCATTACCGGTGCCAAGGGGATTGGGATTCATCTGTGCGAAACAGAGGGTGCCTTCAGGGATATCATGGAGCTTTTGACCATTCCAGGGAGCAGTTCGGGGTTAATTGTGCAGCAGTTTGTGCGCGAGAGCTACGGGCGCGATGTACGGGTATTCATGGTGGGGAATGAGCCTGTGGGGTGTATGCTGCGAACCGCTAAAGAAGGCTTTAAGGCGAATTTTTCGCTGGGCGGTACAGTGGCACCCATGCCCTTAACCGAAGAGATTGCAGCTCTGGCAAAAAAAGCATCGCACCTTGCGGCACTGGACATCAGCGGAGTCGATTTATTGTTTGGGCCAGAGGGTTTTCTCGTCTGTGAAGTGAATTCCTCACCAGGCTTTAATGGCATGGAACAGGCGAGTGGCGTGAATGTGGCGCGCAGGATACTTGAGCACGTGCGCACCACACTGGAATCCTGTTAG
- a CDS encoding glutathione peroxidase: MRTGSAQETGEEQIAEVTVTDINGHETTLANFAGKVLLIVNVASRCGFTGQYAELEKLQQAYSSAGFSVLAFPCNQFLHQEPLSNVGILAFAESCYRVTFPIFARIDVRGRSQAPIYAWLARHMKRRPLLLVPWNFTKFLIGADGKVVRRFLPTASFDTIREAIERELEKSQHADL; encoded by the coding sequence ATGCGTACAGGAAGCGCTCAGGAGACGGGCGAGGAGCAGATAGCCGAGGTGACGGTTACCGATATCAACGGTCACGAAACCACTCTCGCAAATTTTGCCGGTAAGGTGCTGCTTATCGTGAATGTGGCCAGTCGCTGCGGGTTTACCGGCCAGTACGCCGAACTGGAGAAACTTCAACAGGCGTATTCATCGGCGGGCTTCAGTGTGCTTGCTTTTCCCTGTAATCAGTTTTTGCATCAGGAGCCTCTCAGCAACGTCGGAATTTTGGCATTTGCTGAAAGCTGTTATCGGGTTACTTTTCCAATATTTGCACGCATTGATGTGCGAGGACGCTCTCAGGCACCTATTTATGCATGGCTTGCCCGGCACATGAAGCGCAGGCCGCTGTTGCTTGTGCCCTGGAACTTTACCAAATTTCTTATTGGCGCGGATGGCAAAGTGGTGCGCCGGTTTTTACCGACGGCATCTTTTGATACCATCCGTGAAGCCATTGAACGTGAACTGGAGAAAAGCCAACATGCCGACCTTTGA
- a CDS encoding YajQ family cyclic di-GMP-binding protein, whose product MPTFDIVSEINTVELRHAVENAERELGTRFDFRGVESSIVLNDLAVTLKSESDFQVRQLEELFRNHCVKRNVDTSGVEMEDAPVHSGKTFSLTMTFKQGIDQPTAKEIVKFLKDSKLKVQGSIQGDKVRVSGKKRDDLQECIAALKKSDIKLPLQFENFRD is encoded by the coding sequence ATGCCGACCTTTGACATTGTTTCAGAGATTAACACGGTTGAACTGCGTCACGCAGTTGAAAACGCTGAACGTGAGCTCGGAACCCGCTTTGATTTTCGCGGGGTTGAGTCGAGCATCGTGCTGAATGATCTCGCAGTGACGCTCAAATCAGAGTCTGATTTTCAGGTGCGACAGCTTGAAGAGCTGTTTCGCAACCATTGTGTAAAGCGCAATGTCGATACCTCCGGCGTGGAAATGGAAGATGCGCCAGTGCATTCGGGTAAAACATTTTCCCTGACGATGACCTTTAAGCAGGGTATCGATCAGCCTACGGCCAAAGAAATCGTGAAATTTCTGAAAGACAGTAAGCTCAAGGTGCAGGGCTCTATTCAAGGCGATAAGGTGCGGGTCAGCGGTAAAAAGCGCGATGATTTGCAGGAGTGTATCGCAGCACTTAAAAAGTCAGACATCAAACTGCCTCTGCAGTTTGAGAATTTCAGGGATTAA
- a CDS encoding CBU_0585 family protein, which produces MNQFDIDKAYISPDDAFLRKFDMTHPLSLSQEKEVRKHERIALLRDVPLPEGKENMLWDAF; this is translated from the coding sequence ATGAATCAATTCGACATTGACAAAGCCTACATCAGCCCCGACGATGCCTTCCTTCGCAAGTTTGACATGACGCATCCGTTGTCGCTTTCTCAGGAAAAAGAAGTGCGTAAGCACGAGCGCATCGCTCTGCTGCGTGACGTTCCGTTGCCGGAAGGCAAAGAAAATATGCTGTGGGACGCGTTTTAA
- the epmB gene encoding EF-P beta-lysylation protein EpmB encodes MRVMNGTWQKILANGFASSSELLTFLGLPVSLASQDAEKVFATRVPRGFAARMRPNDPNDPLLRQVLAVSLENEDIAFVKDPLEERAANPLPGLIHKYHGRVLLTPAGSCAVNCRYCFRRHFPYAKNNPGRAGWQAVLEYVAAHPEVYEVILSGGDPLLVSNASLARLIEGLSAIAHVRILRFHTRFPVVLPERIDDEFLRLLAGTRLDKVMVLHVNHAQELDEQVSDMCAALRGAGVHLLNQAVLLAGVNDAVDTLAALSRRLFECSVLPYYLHLLDHVQGAAHFDLPHARALALYRALQEQLPGYLVPRLAREEPGKKHKTLYV; translated from the coding sequence ATGCGAGTAATGAACGGAACGTGGCAAAAAATTTTGGCAAACGGGTTTGCTTCGAGCAGCGAACTGCTCACCTTTCTCGGCCTGCCGGTGTCGCTGGCCTCACAGGATGCTGAAAAAGTCTTTGCAACGCGCGTGCCCCGTGGATTTGCCGCGCGCATGCGCCCGAATGACCCGAACGACCCGTTACTGCGACAGGTGCTTGCGGTGTCCCTCGAAAATGAGGATATCGCCTTTGTTAAAGACCCGCTTGAAGAACGCGCGGCTAATCCGCTGCCAGGCTTGATTCACAAATACCATGGCCGCGTGTTATTGACGCCCGCCGGCAGTTGCGCGGTGAATTGCCGTTACTGTTTTAGACGCCATTTTCCCTATGCTAAGAACAATCCCGGCCGTGCCGGCTGGCAGGCGGTGCTTGAGTATGTAGCCGCACATCCCGAAGTGTATGAAGTGATTTTAAGCGGTGGCGACCCGCTCCTCGTGAGCAATGCCTCACTCGCCCGGCTGATTGAGGGTCTATCAGCCATCGCGCATGTGCGCATACTGCGTTTTCATACCCGTTTTCCGGTAGTGCTGCCAGAGCGCATTGACGATGAATTTTTGCGCCTTCTAGCAGGTACGCGCCTTGATAAAGTCATGGTCCTGCATGTTAATCATGCACAGGAACTGGACGAGCAGGTGAGTGACATGTGTGCCGCTCTGCGTGGCGCGGGCGTACACCTTTTAAACCAGGCCGTACTGCTTGCCGGGGTCAATGACGCTGTCGATACCCTGGCCGCCTTAAGTCGGCGCCTCTTTGAATGCAGCGTATTGCCTTACTACCTGCACCTTCTGGACCACGTTCAGGGCGCCGCGCATTTTGACCTCCCGCACGCGCGCGCGCTGGCGCTCTATCGCGCGTTGCAGGAGCAGTTGCCGGGGTATCTCGTGCCCAGACTCGCGCGCGAAGAGCCCGGGAAAAAGCATAAAACCCTGTACGTTTAG
- a CDS encoding adenosine deaminase encodes MKNIPKAELHVHLEGTISPDLARRLAARNQLSLPENLISQDGTSWLSNDFLHFLGVYDAVAAVIKAPRDYYDITLDYLQASAAEGGIYTEMMYSPTHAEMSSGIPSREHLAAIQQAVDDAEARFGITGRIIVTAVRHFGAEAAERVAREGVENREACVTGFGLGGDEAGFPPHLFTKAYAIAHEGGLACTVHAGEFAGAEGMNEAMDTLPIRRIGHGVRAYCSPETIARLKDLDIALELCPTSNVFLGLFKDLESHPFPALMKSGIKVSLNSDDPPFMRTTVGNEYAIAEKVFGFSESTLCAITTMALEAAFVDEATRARLLSKVAA; translated from the coding sequence ATGAAGAATATTCCAAAAGCAGAACTGCATGTCCATCTGGAAGGCACGATTTCCCCAGACCTGGCTCGCAGACTTGCCGCCCGCAATCAGCTGTCATTGCCGGAAAATCTTATTTCACAAGACGGCACAAGCTGGTTATCAAACGACTTTCTCCATTTTCTGGGGGTCTACGATGCAGTGGCGGCAGTTATTAAAGCACCGCGTGATTACTACGACATCACGCTTGACTACCTGCAGGCGAGTGCCGCGGAGGGGGGCATTTATACGGAAATGATGTATTCGCCCACACATGCCGAGATGTCGAGCGGCATTCCATCGCGCGAGCACCTTGCGGCGATTCAGCAGGCGGTGGATGATGCTGAAGCACGCTTTGGCATTACCGGGCGCATTATCGTCACCGCTGTGCGCCATTTTGGTGCAGAAGCGGCAGAGCGCGTTGCGCGCGAGGGCGTGGAAAACCGAGAGGCATGTGTCACCGGATTTGGTCTTGGCGGGGATGAAGCAGGCTTTCCGCCGCACCTTTTCACCAAAGCCTATGCCATCGCCCATGAAGGCGGGCTTGCCTGTACCGTGCACGCCGGTGAATTCGCTGGCGCTGAAGGCATGAATGAGGCCATGGATACCCTGCCCATCCGCCGCATTGGGCACGGGGTGCGAGCCTATTGTTCACCGGAAACCATCGCGCGACTGAAAGATTTGGACATTGCCCTCGAACTCTGCCCGACCAGCAACGTATTCCTTGGCCTGTTTAAAGATTTGGAAAGCCACCCCTTCCCGGCTCTCATGAAATCCGGCATCAAGGTCAGCCTCAACTCAGACGATCCGCCATTCATGCGCACCACCGTTGGCAATGAATACGCCATCGCTGAAAAAGTGTTTGGATTTTCCGAGAGCACCCTCTGCGCCATTACCACCATGGCACTTGAGGCCGCTTTTGTGGACGAGGCGACGCGCGCGCGGTTGCTTTCGAAAGTGGCCGCATAA
- a CDS encoding RasGEF domain-containing protein — protein sequence MKTKLLTAITTEKNSDKLYEKLVKFEKKSPELFSRRLFRGRTVFHQLIMHQHYTVLKALLEDERLKALACQTDQNKQSILHLAILYYLPDNREHLEWLTDLFPMMINGKDSLGNTPLHLAVSHERLEIPQKIEIILCLVRHSSCNRWIVNELGKTPFTLDKGGALSEALRYVDVSRIPMPPLDGQLLTAEHESPTRFSEQYPHLFQQRRPLQSCETPRTLESSSSSSTVETLSASMGDDSISGAFTARECRSAECPPVLETPLQVTLADYCLKGNSLKERRALRKAVFTDPDGLNAIHRAIRHVNWYLQKDFQTAQENKTRLWHGFLRHLVRQGLLTPPTEVPLSPEVQSPDSGIDMSLALNNSLWLISTSREREGTPRLFTLEKILHQTLGLQLQADLPTLVSRLTTLLKFGDAHQRMVSTCMIWLLVHFNPLSAFRTVNNDVIGDFLCELEVLLDKETADMLDDFQTICRRDENNLCRGRALNLAQWPLDARFQAKPMPLKKALSMAMNVKDPHHLTACDWIAHDAYALSSNSTRRLTPDELRDGLALEVPCAEQTPILYLQTQWWQSLSEHLSKHGLSGDVRQLQDTMTLLTNLAPAMAGASSEREPDIHGLMCLSSVLNHQSVSRAMEAHCSPDMEQHAVLRELGELLSSQKNRANIRRCQQVFPNTLPFVGHLKSDLLFAAQGAAGSIARAEAQGKVLFTLLSLKMRLGFEVQPVYTTLQSFHLSESPVPEMELDKLSHRFKPWPASIYDFCANPLPLPETPAEAIETLNVLHSEYLAFKIMPPKTFEFLEHVAILMKSAVQKTNLSASDLTALARLIPLYHQHLNTVMEVDGINRRIPCGVTQEVERHNPLRLIYTQLTLPPALRSSSPLWRFPQETDKGFPARLRPFFSNASRSSEASSSAERRSPRAS from the coding sequence ATGAAAACAAAACTGTTGACTGCCATTACCACAGAAAAGAATTCAGATAAACTATACGAGAAACTCGTAAAATTTGAAAAAAAATCGCCTGAGTTATTCAGCAGAAGACTTTTCAGGGGTCGCACAGTTTTTCACCAGCTCATCATGCATCAACACTACACCGTACTAAAAGCCCTGCTTGAAGATGAGAGACTCAAGGCACTTGCCTGCCAGACCGATCAGAATAAACAGTCTATCCTGCATCTGGCCATCCTCTATTACCTCCCTGACAACCGCGAGCACCTCGAATGGCTGACAGACCTGTTCCCGATGATGATAAACGGTAAAGACAGCCTGGGCAACACGCCGCTTCACCTTGCTGTCAGTCATGAGCGGCTTGAAATCCCGCAAAAGATAGAAATCATTCTCTGCCTTGTTAGACACTCCTCCTGTAATCGCTGGATAGTGAACGAGCTTGGAAAAACGCCCTTCACGCTTGATAAGGGAGGTGCACTCTCTGAAGCACTGAGGTATGTTGATGTATCGCGAATTCCCATGCCCCCGCTTGACGGACAACTGCTGACTGCAGAGCACGAGTCCCCGACACGGTTTTCCGAGCAGTATCCTCATCTCTTCCAACAGAGGCGCCCTCTTCAATCGTGCGAAACGCCACGCACACTGGAGTCATCGTCTTCAAGCAGCACCGTGGAGACACTGAGCGCGTCCATGGGAGATGACAGCATTTCGGGGGCCTTCACGGCCAGAGAGTGCCGCTCTGCTGAATGTCCGCCAGTACTTGAAACGCCACTGCAGGTCACACTTGCCGACTACTGCCTGAAAGGAAACAGCCTGAAAGAACGGCGGGCACTGCGCAAGGCGGTCTTTACAGACCCCGATGGCCTTAATGCGATTCATCGTGCTATCAGACACGTGAACTGGTACCTTCAAAAGGACTTCCAGACAGCGCAGGAGAACAAAACCCGTCTGTGGCATGGATTTCTACGCCATCTGGTTCGACAGGGCCTTCTGACCCCGCCCACAGAAGTGCCGTTGTCTCCGGAGGTTCAATCTCCCGATTCAGGCATCGACATGAGCCTTGCACTGAATAACAGCCTGTGGCTGATAAGCACCAGCCGTGAAAGAGAAGGGACGCCACGTCTTTTTACGCTCGAGAAAATCCTGCACCAGACGCTCGGACTGCAGCTTCAGGCGGACCTGCCCACACTTGTCAGTCGCCTTACAACCCTTCTCAAATTTGGCGATGCGCACCAGCGCATGGTCAGTACATGCATGATTTGGCTGCTGGTGCATTTCAATCCGTTATCCGCGTTTCGCACCGTTAATAACGATGTTATCGGAGATTTTTTATGCGAGCTTGAAGTACTTCTTGATAAAGAGACCGCAGACATGTTGGACGATTTTCAAACAATCTGTCGCAGGGATGAGAATAATCTGTGCAGAGGACGGGCGCTCAATCTCGCACAATGGCCGCTTGACGCGCGGTTTCAGGCCAAGCCCATGCCGCTTAAAAAAGCGCTTTCCATGGCCATGAATGTAAAAGACCCCCATCACCTTACCGCATGCGACTGGATTGCACATGATGCATATGCGTTGTCGAGTAATTCTACGAGGCGACTTACGCCGGATGAACTGCGCGATGGCCTCGCCCTTGAAGTCCCCTGCGCGGAGCAAACCCCCATACTGTATCTGCAAACACAATGGTGGCAAAGTCTCTCTGAGCATCTCTCAAAACATGGGCTTTCAGGCGATGTGCGCCAGCTTCAAGACACCATGACCCTGCTCACAAACCTCGCGCCCGCAATGGCAGGCGCTTCCAGCGAACGCGAGCCTGATATACACGGACTCATGTGCCTCTCGTCCGTATTGAACCACCAGTCGGTTTCCCGCGCCATGGAAGCACATTGCAGCCCTGACATGGAGCAGCATGCCGTTCTTCGTGAGCTTGGCGAACTGCTGAGCTCTCAAAAAAATCGCGCGAACATACGCCGTTGCCAGCAAGTTTTCCCCAACACGCTGCCGTTTGTTGGACACCTGAAATCCGACCTGCTCTTTGCCGCTCAGGGAGCAGCCGGCTCTATCGCACGCGCAGAGGCCCAGGGAAAAGTGCTTTTTACGCTGTTAAGTCTTAAAATGCGGCTGGGTTTTGAAGTACAGCCTGTATACACCACGCTCCAGAGCTTTCACCTGAGTGAGTCACCTGTTCCCGAGATGGAGCTTGATAAACTCTCCCATCGCTTCAAGCCGTGGCCTGCCAGCATTTATGATTTTTGCGCGAATCCACTGCCACTGCCTGAAACACCCGCAGAGGCTATTGAAACACTTAATGTCCTCCATTCGGAGTACCTGGCTTTTAAAATTATGCCACCGAAGACTTTTGAATTTTTGGAGCACGTTGCAATACTGATGAAGAGTGCCGTCCAAAAAACAAACTTAAGCGCGTCAGATTTGACAGCACTCGCACGGCTTATCCCGCTTTATCATCAGCACTTGAATACCGTCATGGAGGTGGATGGCATCAATCGCCGTATTCCCTGCGGCGTGACGCAGGAGGTCGAGCGCCATAATCCGCTGCGACTGATATATACACAGCTGACACTCCCGCCGGCACTGCGAAGCTCTTCTCCTCTGTGGCGATTTCCTCAAGAAACCGACAAGGGCTTCCCGGCACGGCTGCGTCCTTTTTTTTCAAATGCTTCGCGCTCCTCTGAGGCTTCGAGCTCTGCTGAAAGGCGCTCACCTCGAGCATCCTGA
- a CDS encoding protein tyrosine phosphatase encodes MRYYWMLLCCLPLLAEAGVVRVPVMLGSSKVLVEYQRGTDTTFVHLHADEKTALVAAQRVARRTGAGLLRLVHPGGRLVCFQLNGKRYLFDPNRMFSDSGIRQTLTRYSQYSPDAHRAIAHLANVFLKHLPSGKVVSVHNNRGYSMRDYFPGHPSAREAAAIHQNPNWTFRNFYFVTQREDYTRMRKLGFNSVLQARAPSDDGSLSVRLSGLPYINVEAAHGQLQQQISMLENA; translated from the coding sequence ATGCGATATTACTGGATGTTGCTGTGTTGCCTTCCGCTACTCGCCGAGGCAGGCGTTGTGCGTGTTCCGGTGATGCTCGGGAGCTCTAAAGTGCTGGTGGAATATCAGCGCGGCACGGATACCACGTTTGTACATTTGCATGCGGATGAAAAAACCGCGCTGGTTGCGGCTCAGCGGGTTGCGCGGCGTACTGGTGCCGGGTTGTTGCGTCTGGTGCACCCTGGCGGTCGTCTCGTGTGTTTTCAGCTGAACGGTAAACGCTACCTTTTTGACCCCAACCGCATGTTCTCTGACAGCGGTATACGCCAGACCCTTACCCGCTATAGCCAGTACTCTCCCGATGCCCATCGCGCCATCGCGCATCTCGCGAATGTCTTTCTCAAACATCTGCCGTCCGGCAAAGTGGTGAGTGTGCACAATAATCGCGGGTATTCAATGCGCGATTATTTTCCGGGGCATCCATCGGCACGTGAGGCCGCCGCCATCCATCAAAATCCCAACTGGACGTTTCGCAATTTTTACTTTGTAACGCAGCGAGAGGATTATACGCGCATGCGAAAGCTTGGTTTTAACAGCGTGCTGCAGGCGCGTGCGCCGAGCGATGATGGCTCCTTGTCCGTGCGCCTCTCAGGGTTACCCTACATCAACGTGGAAGCGGCGCACGGCCAGTTGCAACAGCAAATCAGCATGCTGGAAAATGCATAA